A region from the Benincasa hispida cultivar B227 chromosome 10, ASM972705v1, whole genome shotgun sequence genome encodes:
- the LOC120088855 gene encoding serine/threonine-protein kinase PCRK1 — protein MKCFHFTNGERRDDEDGVVSRASKVSWARSLSMASSTFDTRRSEFDSDYSRDFSDSIGFYEFLTHRRANDLRVFSFSELRSATRGFSRALLIGEGGFGCVFKGVVRASEDGNGGSNSKSDLKMEVAVKQLNRNGFQGHKEWINEVNFLGVVKHPNLVKLVGYCAEDDERGMQRLLVYELMRNRSLEDHLLVRVSPPLSWLARLKIAQDAARGLAYLHEEMDFQLIFRDLKASNILLDEEFNAKLSDFGLARQGPPEGISHVSTSVVGTIGYAAPEYVQTGRLTAKSDVWSFGVVLYELITGRRAVERNLPRNEQKLLEWIKPYVSDPKKFHLIVDPRLEGECNIKSAQKLASLANKCLMKQPKNRPKMSEVVDILGNIISETCQDHETVVQPVEGTVETKEETVEEAEVEPASMRHRNSHLKKVFDFKDMVSLRNKSFGKLDWRNWTPGLVRTW, from the exons ATGAAGTGCTTCCACTTCACCAATGGTGAGAGAAGGGATGATGAAGACGGTGTCGTTTCTAGAGCTTCAAAGGTCTCCTGGGCTCGCTCGCTTAGTATGGCTTCTAGCACGTTTGATACCAGACGGTCTGAGTTTGACTCTGACTATTCTAGGGATTTTTCTGACTCGATTGGGTTTTATGAGTTTTTGACTCACCGGAGAGCCAATGATTTGCGGGTATTTTCTTTTTCCGAGTTGAGATCGGCCACTCGAGGGTTTAGTAGAGCGTTGTTGATTGGCGAGGGAGGTTTTGGGTGTGTATTTAAAGGAGTTGTTAGGGCTTCTGAAGATGGTAATGGTGGCTCTAATTCCAAGTCGGATTTGAAGATGGAGGTTGCTGTTAAACAGCTCAATCGCAATGGCTTCCAG GGGCACAAGGAGTGGATCAACGAGGTGAACTTTTTGGGCGTGGTGAAGCATCCGAATCTTGTGAAATTGGTTGGATACTGTGCAGAAGATGATGAAAGGGGAATGCAAAGGCTTTTGGTTTATGAGCTTATGCGCAACAGGAGCTTGGAAGACCATCTTTTGGTTAGAGTATCTCCACCATTGTCATGGTTGGCAAGGCTTAAAATTGCTCAGGATGCTGCTCGTGGCCTTGCATATCTACATGAAGAAATGGATTTTCAG CTAATTTTCCGCGATTTAAAAGCTTCAAATATCCTGCTAGATGAAGAATTTAATGCAAAGCTTTCAGATTTTGGACTCGCCAGACAGGGTCCTCCAGAAGGAATCAGTCATGTGTCAACATCG GTTGTGGGCACAATAGGCTATGCAGCTCCAGAGTATGTTCAAACTGGCCGGCTGACTGCAAAGAGCGATGTGTGGAGTTTCGGAGTAGTTCTCTATGAACTCATTACAGGTAGACGAGCCGTGGAGAGAAACCTACCTCGCAACGAGCAGAAGCTTTTGGAATGGATTAAACCATATGTCTCAGACCCTAAGAAATTCCACCTCATTGTCGACCCACGGCTTGAAGGAGAATGCAACATCAAGTCAGCACAGAAACTTGCATCACTGGCTAACAAATGCCTAATGAAGCAGCCTAAGAATCGCCCAAAAATGAGTGAAGTCGTCGATATTCTTGGTAACATCATCAGCGAAACATGTCAAGATCATGAAACAGTTGTTCAACCCGTCGAGGGAACCGTCGAAACAAAGGAAGAAACTGTAGAGGAGGCCGAAGTTGAACCTGCTAGTATGAGACATAGAAATAGTCATCTAAAGAAGGTTTTTGATTTTAAAGATATGGTGAGTTTAAGAAACAAATCTTTTGGGAAGTTAGATTGGAGAAATTGGACACCTGGATTGGTGAGAACTTGGTGA